The sequence CACGGCGGCGTCGCTGTGGTGCATGGCCGGAGTGGGCATGGCCTTTGGGTTCGGTTTCCACGTGGTTGGCTCGGCGGCCGTGGTGCTGGTTCTGATCACGCTGTTTCTGATCGGGGCGGCGGAAAAGGGGATTGCGCGGCACTGGTACAAGACGGTGGAGGTGACGGTCGATGGGCCGATGAGCCACATCGATGACTTGAACGGGCGGTTCAAGAAGCACGACTGGCGGATCATCGACCTGAAGATCAGCAAGCGCAAGGAAGAGCCGGTTCTGAAGCTGGCCTATGACATGCGGCTGAACGCCAAGCACGACGTTGAGACGCTGGTTGGCGTGCTCAGCGAAGTCGACTTCGTGCGAGATTTCAGCGTCAGTTGATCGACCGGCCGGGTAGGATCAAACCTCGCTGTCTTTGTTTGGGATGCGCCCGTGTCTGAGAACCTCACATTGCCGGCCGGCGGGTTCGGCCCGCGTCAACTCGACTATCAATGGTACGATGCCATCCGCGCCGAGTTGGTGCGCGGGCGGATCGCGGGGGCCGGGCGGGTGCTCGACGTGGGCTGCGGATGCGGCGGGACGTTGTTGGGGTTGGCCAAGCGCATCGAGGAAGGGGTCGGCGTCGATATCGACGGCAATGAGATCGCCCATGCCGAACGGGCCCGCAAGCGGCGCAAGGTTCGGAACGTGCGATTTGAGGTGGCGGACGCGGCGGAGCTTCCGTTTGCCGCGGGGAGTTTCGATGCGGTGCTCCTGCTGGGCGACGTGCTGACGTTTGCCGGTCTGTATGGCAAGCACGAGCGGGTGGTCAGTGAGGTGCGGCGGGTGCTGCGGACCGGCGGCGTGGCGGTCCATGAGAGCACCAATTGGGATTGGGCGTATCGCAATTCGCCGACGAGGGGCGTTTCGTTCGGGCGAACCGGCGACGGCGGATTCACGATGCTCCGCGGGCGCCGGAGCGAAGCGGGGCTTGAGGTCGGCCGGGAGTATCGCGTGCGGCCGGACACGCGGCTGCACCGATGGCTCGCCGGCCAGGAGTGGCCGCGGGATGATCGGGCCAGGTTGCAGATGGACGAAGCGGCGGCAATCTCGCAGCGGGATTTGGAGTTCGTGGGCCTGCGGCGATGCCGGCATTACCGCGGTCGGGATCTGATTCGTTTGTATCGCCGGGCCGGGTTCGGCGAGGTCAGGACGGTGGCCTACGGCCAGACGTACGACATCGCGGTGGAAGCGGGCCTCGACGAGGAGTTGTGGCCGGATCAGCGGGAGGCCCTGGCCAAAGCGGAGGCGGCGATCGTTTCGAGGTTGAGCCTCGGTAGCGGACCGTGGCTGTTTCTGACGGCCAGGTGAAGCCGGTATGACGCTTTGTGAGCCGGAGCAGGACATGGACGTGAGACGGTCGGCGGATTTCTACAACGCAGCGGGAGTTTGCGAGATGACCGATCCGGCCAGTGAGGCGTCGGCGTTCGCGGTCCAGAAGGTCCACGAGCCGCTGGCCCGGGAGATCCGGCCGGGCATGCGAACGCTCGATCTGGGCTGTAACGCCGGGCGGTTCTGCTTTGCCATGGAGGAGATGGGGGCGGTTCCGGTTGGGATCGACTGTGCGAATGTTCCGCTGGAGCATGCGCGGTTGCTGGCGGCAAAGCGGGGGAGCAGGTGCCGGTTCGTTCTGGGCGATCTGAACCACCT comes from Phycisphaerae bacterium and encodes:
- a CDS encoding class I SAM-dependent methyltransferase; this encodes MSENLTLPAGGFGPRQLDYQWYDAIRAELVRGRIAGAGRVLDVGCGCGGTLLGLAKRIEEGVGVDIDGNEIAHAERARKRRKVRNVRFEVADAAELPFAAGSFDAVLLLGDVLTFAGLYGKHERVVSEVRRVLRTGGVAVHESTNWDWAYRNSPTRGVSFGRTGDGGFTMLRGRRSEAGLEVGREYRVRPDTRLHRWLAGQEWPRDDRARLQMDEAAAISQRDLEFVGLRRCRHYRGRDLIRLYRRAGFGEVRTVAYGQTYDIAVEAGLDEELWPDQREALAKAEAAIVSRLSLGSGPWLFLTAR
- a CDS encoding MgtC/SapB family protein, producing the protein MSLFLSAATFSENYEVFTRLVFAVAAGALVGIEREYHGRPAGLRTHILVTLGAALVAVISTELPTMSLGSQETLRVDPGRIAAGVVTGIGFLGAGAIIRIGVTARGLTTAASLWCMAGVGMAFGFGFHVVGSAAVVLVLITLFLIGAAEKGIARHWYKTVEVTVDGPMSHIDDLNGRFKKHDWRIIDLKISKRKEEPVLKLAYDMRLNAKHDVETLVGVLSEVDFVRDFSVS